The Heyndrickxia vini genome contains a region encoding:
- the rpsL gene encoding 30S ribosomal protein S12 — protein sequence MPTINQLVRKPRKSKITKSKSPALNKGYNSFKKVNTDLSSPQKRGVCTRVGTMTPKKPNSALRKYARVRLTNGIEVTAYIPGIGHNLQEHSVVLIRGGRVKDLPGVRYHIVRGALDTAGVDSRRQGRSKYGTKRPKEKK from the coding sequence ATGCCTACTATTAATCAATTAGTACGTAAACCTCGTAAATCAAAAATTACAAAGTCTAAGTCTCCAGCACTTAATAAAGGTTACAATAGCTTTAAAAAAGTGAACACAGACTTATCTTCACCACAAAAACGTGGTGTTTGTACACGTGTTGGTACAATGACACCGAAGAAACCGAACTCAGCACTTCGTAAATATGCCCGTGTTCGTTTAACAAACGGTATTGAGGTAACTGCTTATATTCCTGGTATTGGCCATAACTTACAAGAACACAGCGTTGTATTAATTCGCGGTGGACGTGTAAAAGACTTACCGGGGGTACGTTATCATATCGTACGTGGTGCGCTTGATACTGCTGGAGTTGACAGCCGTAGACAAGGCCGTTCTAAATACGGTACTAAGCGTCCAAAAGAGAAAAAATAA
- the rpsG gene encoding 30S ribosomal protein S7, whose amino-acid sequence MPRKGPVAKRDVLPDPIYKSKLVTRLINKMMVDGKRGKSQTILYSSFDIIRERTGKDPMEVFDQALKNIMPVLEVRARRVGGANYQVPVEVRPERRTTLGLRWLVNYARLRGEKTMEERLANEILDAANNTGAAVKKREDTHKMAEANKAFAHYRW is encoded by the coding sequence ATGCCACGTAAAGGCCCTGTTGCGAAAAGAGATGTATTACCAGATCCGATTTATAAATCAAAATTAGTTACTCGTTTAATTAACAAAATGATGGTAGATGGTAAGAGAGGTAAATCTCAAACTATTCTTTATTCTTCTTTTGATATTATTCGTGAACGTACTGGTAAAGACCCAATGGAAGTGTTTGATCAAGCACTTAAAAACATTATGCCTGTACTTGAAGTTAGAGCTCGTCGTGTAGGTGGTGCTAACTATCAAGTTCCTGTAGAAGTTCGTCCTGAACGTCGTACTACATTAGGTTTACGTTGGTTAGTAAACTATGCTCGTCTTCGTGGAGAAAAAACGATGGAAGAGCGTTTAGCTAACGAAATTCTAGATGCAGCTAACAACACTGGTGCTGCTGTTAAAAAGCGTGAAGATACTCATAAGATGGCAGAAGCAAACAAAGCGTTTGCTCACTATCGTTGGTAA
- the fusA gene encoding elongation factor G, which produces MAREFSLENTRNIGIMAHIDAGKTTTTERVLYYTGKIHKIGETHEGASQMDWMEQEQERGITITSAATTAQWKGHRVNIIDTPGHVDFTVEVERSLRVLDGAVAVLDAQSGVEPQTETVWRQATTYGVPRVVFVNKMDKIGADFLYSVGTLHDRLQANAHAIQLPIGAEDQFEGIIDLVEMKAIMYGNDLGTEIEETEIPAEYKDQAEEYREKLVEAVAELDEELMEKYLGGEEITVEELKSAIRKGTVNVEFYPVICGSAFKNKGVQLMLDAVIDYLPSPLDVPAIKGTAPDSDEVIEKHSSDDEPFAALAFKVMTDPYVGKLTFFRVYSGTLNSGSYVQNSTKGKRERVGRILQMHANHRAEITEVHAGDIAAAVGLKDTTTGDTLCDEKDLVILESMEFPEPVIQLSVEPKSKADQDKMTTALQKLQEEDPTFRAHTDQETGQVIIAGMGELHLDILVDRMKREFKVEANVGAPQVAYRETFRSSAQVQGKFARQSGGRGQYGDVWIEFSPNEEGKGFEFENAIVGGVVPREYIPAVEAGLVDALDRGVLAGYPLVDVKAKLYDGSYHDVDSSEMAFKIAASLALKNAASKCNPVILEPTMRVEVVIPEEYLGDIMGQITARRGRVEGMEARGNAQVVRAMVPLSEMFGYATALRSSTQGRGVFTMHFDHYEEVPKTISEEIIKKNKGE; this is translated from the coding sequence ATGGCAAGAGAGTTCTCCTTAGAAAATACTCGTAATATCGGTATCATGGCACACATCGATGCCGGTAAAACGACAACAACTGAGCGTGTCCTTTATTACACTGGTAAAATTCATAAAATCGGTGAAACACATGAAGGTGCATCTCAAATGGACTGGATGGAGCAAGAACAAGAACGTGGTATTACAATTACATCTGCAGCAACAACTGCACAATGGAAAGGTCACCGCGTAAACATCATCGATACACCAGGACACGTAGACTTCACAGTTGAAGTTGAACGTTCACTTCGTGTACTTGATGGTGCAGTAGCTGTTCTTGATGCGCAATCCGGGGTTGAACCTCAAACAGAAACTGTTTGGCGCCAAGCAACAACATATGGAGTACCACGTGTTGTATTCGTTAATAAAATGGATAAAATCGGTGCAGATTTCTTATATTCTGTAGGTACTTTACATGATCGCTTACAAGCAAATGCTCATGCAATTCAATTACCAATCGGTGCTGAAGATCAATTCGAAGGTATTATTGACCTTGTTGAAATGAAAGCAATTATGTATGGTAATGATTTAGGGACTGAAATTGAAGAAACAGAAATCCCTGCTGAATACAAAGATCAAGCTGAGGAATACCGTGAAAAATTAGTTGAAGCGGTAGCTGAACTTGATGAAGAATTAATGGAAAAATACCTTGGCGGTGAAGAAATCACTGTTGAAGAGCTAAAATCCGCTATTCGTAAAGGTACTGTTAATGTAGAATTCTACCCAGTTATCTGTGGATCTGCATTTAAAAACAAAGGTGTTCAATTAATGCTTGATGCTGTTATTGACTATCTTCCATCTCCATTAGATGTACCTGCAATTAAAGGTACTGCTCCTGATTCAGATGAAGTTATCGAAAAGCATTCAAGTGATGATGAACCATTTGCTGCGTTAGCATTTAAAGTAATGACTGACCCTTACGTTGGTAAGTTAACGTTCTTCCGTGTGTATTCTGGAACATTAAACTCTGGTTCTTATGTACAGAACTCTACTAAAGGAAAACGTGAACGTGTTGGCCGTATTCTTCAAATGCACGCAAATCACCGTGCTGAAATTACTGAAGTACATGCTGGGGATATCGCAGCTGCAGTTGGTCTTAAAGACACTACAACTGGGGACACTCTATGTGATGAAAAAGATCTAGTTATCTTAGAATCCATGGAATTCCCTGAACCAGTTATTCAATTGTCTGTAGAGCCAAAATCTAAAGCTGACCAAGATAAAATGACAACAGCATTACAAAAACTTCAAGAGGAAGATCCTACATTCCGTGCACATACTGACCAAGAAACTGGACAAGTTATCATTGCTGGTATGGGTGAACTTCACTTAGATATTCTTGTTGATCGTATGAAACGTGAATTTAAAGTAGAAGCAAATGTAGGTGCACCTCAAGTTGCTTACCGCGAAACTTTCCGTTCTAGCGCACAAGTACAAGGTAAGTTTGCTCGTCAATCTGGTGGACGCGGTCAATACGGTGACGTTTGGATCGAGTTCTCACCAAATGAAGAAGGTAAAGGTTTTGAATTTGAAAATGCTATCGTCGGTGGTGTTGTACCCCGTGAATACATCCCAGCAGTTGAAGCTGGTCTAGTAGATGCGTTAGATCGCGGTGTATTAGCAGGTTATCCATTAGTCGATGTAAAAGCTAAGTTATATGATGGTTCATACCATGATGTTGACTCAAGTGAAATGGCATTTAAAATCGCTGCATCTCTTGCACTTAAAAATGCAGCATCAAAATGTAACCCTGTAATCCTTGAACCGACTATGAGAGTTGAAGTAGTTATCCCTGAAGAATATCTAGGTGATATTATGGGTCAAATTACTGCTCGTCGTGGACGTGTTGAAGGTATGGAAGCACGCGGAAATGCGCAAGTAGTTCGTGCGATGGTTCCACTTTCAGAAATGTTTGGTTATGCAACAGCACTTCGTTCTAGTACACAAGGTCGTGGTGTGTTCACAATGCACTTCGATCACTATGAAGAAGTACCAAAAACAATTTCTGAAGAAATTATCAAAAAAAATAAAGGTGAATAA
- the tuf gene encoding elongation factor Tu → MAKAKFDRSKTHANIGTIGHVDHGKTTLTAAITTVLAKTGGAEARAYDQIDGAPEERERGITINTAHVEYETATRHYAHVDCPGHADYVKNMITGAAQMDGGILVVSAADGPMPQTREHILLSRNVGVPYLVVFLNKCDMVDDEELLELVEMEVRDLLSEYGFPGDDVPVIKGSALKALEGDPAWEEKITELMAAVDEFIPTPERDNEKPFMMPVEDVFSITGRGTVATGRVERGQVKVGDVVEIIGLAEEAKSTTVTGVEMFRKLLDYAEAGDNIGALLRGVAREEIQRGQVLAKPGTITPHTQFKAEVYVLSKEEGGRHTPFFSNYRPQFYFRTTDVTGIVHLNEGTEMVMPGDNTEMNVELISPIAIEEGTRFSIREGGRTVGSGVVTTISK, encoded by the coding sequence ATGGCTAAAGCGAAATTTGATCGTTCTAAAACACATGCTAACATTGGTACAATTGGTCACGTTGACCATGGTAAAACTACTTTAACTGCAGCAATCACTACAGTTCTTGCAAAAACTGGTGGTGCGGAAGCTCGCGCTTACGACCAAATTGATGGTGCTCCAGAAGAACGTGAACGTGGTATTACTATCAATACTGCACACGTAGAATATGAAACTGCAACTCGTCACTATGCACACGTTGACTGCCCAGGACATGCTGACTATGTTAAAAACATGATCACTGGTGCTGCACAAATGGATGGCGGTATCTTAGTAGTATCTGCTGCTGATGGTCCAATGCCACAAACTCGTGAGCACATCCTACTTTCTCGTAACGTAGGTGTACCATACCTAGTTGTATTCTTAAACAAATGTGATATGGTAGATGACGAAGAATTATTAGAATTAGTAGAAATGGAAGTTCGTGACCTTCTTTCTGAATATGGTTTCCCTGGAGACGATGTTCCTGTAATCAAAGGTTCTGCTCTTAAAGCACTTGAAGGAGACCCAGCTTGGGAAGAAAAAATCACTGAGCTAATGGCTGCAGTTGATGAATTCATTCCAACTCCAGAACGTGACAATGAAAAACCATTCATGATGCCTGTTGAGGATGTATTCTCAATCACAGGTCGTGGTACTGTTGCTACAGGCCGTGTAGAACGTGGTCAAGTTAAAGTTGGGGATGTAGTTGAAATCATCGGTTTAGCTGAAGAAGCAAAATCTACTACTGTAACAGGTGTAGAAATGTTCCGTAAACTTCTTGATTATGCTGAAGCTGGAGATAACATCGGCGCACTTCTTCGTGGGGTTGCTCGTGAAGAAATCCAACGTGGTCAAGTTCTTGCTAAACCAGGAACAATTACTCCACACACTCAGTTCAAAGCTGAAGTTTATGTTTTATCTAAAGAAGAAGGTGGACGTCACACTCCATTCTTCTCTAACTATCGTCCACAATTCTATTTCCGTACTACAGATGTAACTGGTATCGTTCATCTTAACGAAGGTACTGAAATGGTAATGCCTGGCGATAACACAGAAATGAATGTTGAACTAATCTCACCAATCGCGATTGAAGAAGGAACTCGTTTCTCAATTCGTGAAGGTGGACGTACTGTTGGTTCAGGTGTTGTAACTACAATTTCTAAATAA
- the rpsJ gene encoding 30S ribosomal protein S10, translating to MAKQKIRIRLKAYDHRILDQSAEKIVETAKRSGASVSGPIPLPTEKSVYTILRAVHKYKDSREQFEMRTHKRLIDIVNPTPQTVDSLMRLDLPSGVDIEIKL from the coding sequence ATGGCAAAACAAAAAATTCGTATTCGTTTAAAGGCTTATGATCACAGAATCCTTGATCAATCTGCAGAGAAAATTGTTGAAACAGCGAAAAGATCTGGTGCTAGCGTGTCTGGTCCGATTCCGCTTCCAACTGAAAAATCTGTATACACAATCTTACGTGCGGTGCACAAATATAAAGATTCTCGTGAACAATTCGAAATGCGCACACATAAGCGTCTAATCGACATCGTAAATCCTACTCCACAAACAGTAGATTCATTGATGCGTTTGGACTTGCCGTCTGGTGTAGATATCGAAATTAAACTTTAA
- the rplC gene encoding 50S ribosomal protein L3, translated as MTKGILGRKIGMTQIFAENGDLIPVTVVEATPNVVLQKKTIENDGYEAIQLGFEDKREKLSNKPEKGHVSKANTAPKRFIREFDAVNSSEYEIGQEVKVDIFTEGDIIDVTGISKGKGFQGVIKRHGQSRGPMAHGSRYHRRPGSMGPVAPNRVFKQKALPGRMGGEQITIQNLEVVKVDAERNLILVKGNVPGPKKALLKIKTAIKAK; from the coding sequence ATGACCAAAGGAATCTTAGGAAGAAAAATCGGTATGACGCAAATATTTGCTGAAAATGGTGATCTTATCCCAGTAACTGTTGTTGAAGCAACTCCAAACGTTGTTCTACAAAAGAAAACTATTGAAAATGATGGCTACGAAGCGATCCAATTAGGTTTCGAAGACAAACGTGAAAAGTTATCAAACAAACCGGAAAAAGGTCATGTATCAAAAGCAAATACTGCTCCTAAGCGCTTCATTCGCGAATTCGACGCAGTAAACTCTAGTGAGTATGAAATTGGTCAAGAAGTCAAGGTTGATATTTTTACAGAAGGTGACATCATTGATGTAACTGGAATTTCTAAAGGTAAAGGTTTCCAAGGTGTTATTAAACGTCATGGACAATCTCGTGGTCCAATGGCTCACGGTTCCCGTTATCACCGTCGCCCAGGATCAATGGGTCCTGTTGCTCCAAACCGCGTATTCAAGCAAAAAGCATTGCCTGGACGTATGGGTGGAGAGCAAATTACTATTCAAAACCTAGAAGTTGTTAAAGTAGATGCAGAACGTAATCTTATCCTTGTTAAGGGTAATGTTCCTGGTCCTAAAAAAGCATTGCTTAAAATCAAAACAGCGATTAAAGCAAAGTAA
- the rplD gene encoding 50S ribosomal protein L4 has product MPKVALYNQNGSKVGDIELNDSVFGIEPNNNVIFDAVVMQRASLRQGTSKVKNRSEVRGGGRKPWRQKGTGRARQGSIRSPQWRGGGTVFGPVPRSYSYKLPKKVRRLAIKSALSSKVLEEKILVLETLTFDAPKTKEFAAVLKNLSVGKKALVVTDGSDVNVALSARNIPGITVVDANGVNVLDVVSHDQLIITKAAVEKVEEVLG; this is encoded by the coding sequence ATGCCGAAAGTAGCTCTATATAACCAAAACGGATCTAAAGTTGGTGATATCGAACTTAATGATTCAGTATTTGGTATTGAACCAAATAATAATGTAATCTTTGACGCTGTAGTTATGCAAAGAGCATCATTACGTCAAGGAACAAGCAAAGTGAAAAACCGCTCTGAAGTACGCGGTGGTGGTCGTAAGCCATGGCGTCAAAAAGGTACTGGTCGTGCTCGTCAAGGTTCTATCCGTTCACCACAATGGCGTGGCGGTGGTACTGTGTTTGGTCCAGTTCCACGTAGCTATAGCTATAAATTACCTAAAAAAGTACGTCGTCTAGCAATTAAATCAGCATTATCTAGTAAAGTGCTTGAAGAGAAAATTCTAGTATTAGAAACTTTAACTTTCGATGCACCGAAAACAAAAGAATTTGCTGCTGTGTTAAAAAATCTTTCTGTAGGCAAGAAAGCTCTTGTAGTTACAGATGGTTCTGACGTAAACGTTGCTCTATCAGCTCGTAATATCCCTGGTATTACTGTTGTAGATGCAAACGGAGTAAATGTATTAGATGTGGTTTCACATGATCAATTGATCATTACAAAAGCCGCTGTTGAAAAAGTAGAGGAGGTGCTTGGTTAA
- the rplW gene encoding 50S ribosomal protein L23 translates to MDVRDIIKRPVITERSTDVMADKKYTFEVDVRANKTQVKDAVEEIFGVKVAKVNVMNYKGKFKRMGRHAGYTNKRRKAIVTLTTDSKEIEFFEV, encoded by the coding sequence ATGGATGTACGTGATATCATTAAGCGCCCTGTCATCACTGAACGTTCAACGGACGTAATGGCTGATAAAAAATACACTTTTGAAGTTGACGTAAGAGCAAACAAAACACAAGTTAAAGATGCTGTTGAAGAAATCTTTGGTGTAAAAGTTGCGAAAGTTAACGTAATGAACTACAAAGGTAAATTCAAACGCATGGGTCGTCATGCTGGTTATACTAACAAGCGCCGCAAAGCTATTGTTACGTTAACTACTGACAGTAAAGAAATCGAATTCTTCGAAGTTTAA
- the rplB gene encoding 50S ribosomal protein L2, which yields MAIKKYKPTSNGRRGMTVSDFAEITTDQPEKSLLAPLKRKGGRNNQGKLTVRHQGGGHKRQYRIIDFKRDKDGIPGRVATIEYDPNRSSNIALINYVDGEKRYILAPKNLKVGMEVVSGPESDIKVGNALPLANIPVGTVIHNIELKPGKGGQLVRSAGTSAQVLGKEGKYVLVRLNSGEVRMILATCRATVGQVGNEQHELINIGKAGRSRWLGKRPTVRGSVMNPNDHPHGGGEGRAPIGRKSPMTPWGKPTLGYKTRKKKNKSDKFIVRRRKK from the coding sequence ATGGCGATCAAAAAATACAAACCTACCTCTAACGGACGTCGTGGTATGACTGTATCTGATTTTGCGGAAATCACAACTGATCAACCGGAAAAATCATTACTTGCACCACTTAAAAGAAAAGGCGGCCGTAACAACCAAGGTAAGTTAACAGTTCGTCATCAAGGTGGCGGTCATAAGCGTCAATACCGCATTATCGACTTCAAACGCGATAAAGATGGTATACCAGGACGCGTTGCTACAATTGAGTATGATCCAAACCGTTCATCTAACATTGCTTTAATCAATTATGTAGATGGAGAAAAACGCTACATTCTAGCACCAAAAAACCTTAAAGTGGGCATGGAAGTAGTATCTGGTCCAGAATCAGATATTAAAGTAGGTAACGCTCTTCCATTAGCTAACATTCCAGTAGGTACAGTTATCCACAATATCGAATTAAAACCTGGTAAAGGTGGACAATTAGTTCGTTCTGCGGGTACATCTGCACAAGTTCTTGGTAAAGAAGGTAAATATGTACTTGTACGTTTGAACTCTGGTGAAGTTCGTATGATTCTTGCTACTTGCCGCGCTACTGTTGGTCAAGTTGGTAATGAACAACATGAATTAATCAACATTGGTAAAGCAGGTCGTTCTCGTTGGTTAGGTAAACGCCCAACTGTTCGTGGATCTGTAATGAACCCTAATGACCATCCACACGGTGGTGGTGAAGGTCGCGCTCCTATCGGACGTAAATCACCAATGACTCCATGGGGTAAACCAACACTTGGTTACAAAACTCGTAAGAAGAAAAATAAATCTGATAAATTTATTGTGCGTCGTCGCAAAAAATAA
- the rpsS gene encoding 30S ribosomal protein S19 → MGRSLKKGPFVDEHLMKKVEVQNESEKKQVIKTWSRRSTIFPAFIGNTIAVYDGRKHVPVYVTEDMVGHKLGEFAPTRTYKGHASDDKKTRR, encoded by the coding sequence ATGGGTCGCAGCTTAAAAAAAGGACCTTTTGTTGATGAACATTTAATGAAAAAGGTTGAAGTTCAAAACGAGTCAGAAAAAAAACAAGTAATTAAAACTTGGTCTCGTCGTTCTACAATCTTCCCAGCATTTATCGGAAATACGATTGCTGTTTATGATGGACGTAAACACGTGCCTGTATACGTTACTGAAGATATGGTAGGTCACAAGCTTGGTGAATTTGCACCAACTCGTACTTATAAAGGTCACGCAAGTGATGACAAGAAAACAAGACGTTAA